Within the Trichoderma breve strain T069 chromosome 3, whole genome shotgun sequence genome, the region CGACTAGAATCACCGGAAGAAACCCAAGTCAGTGGGATggacaaagatgatgaaagtATGCCCGATCTGCGTAACGGCCTGTGTCAGTCTCCTCATATAGAACGTGCATGGCAAGCATGGACTGGCCATCCAGCCAACTCGGTAGCAATTACCCTCTCTGCTTACGGGAATCTTGATAATCATTTTGCTTATATCCCAGAGAGCGGTAAACCTGGGCACCAGTTGGACACGAGATCAGCGATCACTTCCGTGTGTGTAAGTGAAGTGCCTCTATTTGGGAAACAATGAGGGGTCTTGGCCTGCCACAAATGAAACCCCAGTAGGTCCATTTGGAATGGAAAATGCTGTCATTAATACGTTGAAAAGATATATATCCATCTAAGCCATGCTTATCAGCCATATCTGAGTCTCACTCCTCAATAGATCCAACTCATCTTGAGTCAATGCGAGCTTGGCGGTTGCATATATCGGCTTTCGGGATCGCTTCGGTACATCTTCAAGGTACCACATGTCGCAACTCCGAACTTCGGTTCCCACCTTGATTTTTTCTGCCTCGTTACAACACATTCGACTGCAATTGGGACTTCCTTTGCTCGGATTCTGCGCATGATACTATGAGGACGATTAGTTCTACGTATGCCCCCAATCTCCGTCTTCATTCCCAACGCTAGCAATGCTCAACTCCGGGGGTTCCCGCCTCCGGGTCTGCACCCGATGCTGTCGTCGCGTGATCAAGCCTAAGCCGCATATTCGATGGGAGTCGAGCGCttccgctgctgctgctgctgcttctgcctctgtGACGCCGGTAACCGATGCTTCGAAGCTGCCGGCCGATCACTTCACAAGCTCTCAACATGACGATGCGCTTCTCCGCGAGCTATTCGACGCCCCATCCGGCCGGACGTTTGCCAATTTCAgcctgaagaagagccaAGGATTATTCAAAAATCGTTACCTGACCAGTCCAGATGGATTCCTCGTCTTTGCGCAGAAGAACCTGCAGAGGGCGACTAGAATCGTCCACCGAGTGCTCGCCGCTTCGACAACTCATGAGTACCAATCGCTAGTACGGGACCTCGACCGGCTGAGCGATTTGCTCTGCCGTGTCCTCGACATGTCCGACTTTGTTCGCATGACGCACCCTGATGTGCGCTTTCAACAGGCCGCGGCAGACGCCTGGTCCATGGTGTACCAGTACATGAATCAGTTGAATACTATGACCGGGCTGAGCGACCAGTTGGGAGAGGCCATGTCCCGTCCCGAAGTTACATCGACCTGgtccgaggaggagaagacagtggcagagctgctcaagctcgACTTCATGAAGTCTGCCGTCAACTTGCCCAAGACGGCTCGCGACAGATTCGTTGAGCTATCCTCCCGCATCAGCGACGTCGGTTCGGCGTTTGTCCAGGGCATGGAGCCGGAGCGGAAGGAGGTGACGCTGCCGTCGCATCGCTTTTACGGCTTATATCCCGGCCTCGCCGCATCCCTCAAGGTCCGGTCCAACATTTCGGTCCCCACCACTGGCTCCGAGGCTGCAGCCGCCCTACAGAGCGTGTATGACGAGGAGACTCGCAAGGAAATCTATCTCGCCCAGCGGAGGGCATCCGGCCGGACcatcaagctgctggagacGATGCTCAAGCTAAGGGCAGAGCTGGCGAATCTCGCCGGCTTCCAGAGCCACGGACACATGGCGCTCAAGGACCGCATGATGGCCAAGTCGCCCGCTTCAGTGATGCAGTTTCTCCTTGCTCTGAGGGACCACAACGCTCCCATCATTCAGCAGGAGCTGAGCGAATTGacgcagaagaagcaggagagGCTAGCTATGCAGGACGCCACTCTCCAAGCGTGGGACAGGGACTTTTACATGGAGAAGATTCGAGCCGAGATGCGGTCCCGGGTCAGGTTTGACGATCACTTGACGGCTTACTTCTCCGTTGGCACCGTCATCCAGGGCCTGTCCCGCCTCTTCAATCGTCTCTATGGCATCCGTCTCGTTCCACGGGAGACGCTCCCGGGCGAAACCTGGCACCCCGATGTCAAGCGTCTCGACGTCGTGTCGGACAATGGCGGCCAAGTGGCCGTTCTATACTGCGATCTCTTCTACCGGCCGCAAAAGTCTCCCAACCCAGCCCACTTCACCGTTCGATGCTCCCGTGAGATCCTCCCCGACGAGATCGACGAGGTTGGCTCCGACCTCAATGGCCCCAACATGCCTGCTTTTGAATCCGCCGAGCAAGCTGCCAACGACGGCATGGAGACGTCGTCTCGTGACGGCACCCTGAAGCAGCTGCCCACCATCGCCCTCGTCTGTGATTTCCCCAAGAACGACAACGCCAAAGAGCCGGCGTTCTTGTCCTTCTACTCGGTCGAGACGCTCTTTCACGAGATGGGCCACGCCATCCACTCCATCCTGGCGCGCACCTCGTTCCAAAACGTCTCGGGCACCCGTTGCGCAACCGACTTCGCCGAGCTCCCCTCCACCCTCATGGAGCATTTCGCCGCCGACCGCACGGTGCTCTCGCTCTTCGCCCGCCACTGGAAGACGGACCAGCCGCTGCCCTACGACCTCGTCGCCGAGCGCATCCGCGTCTCCAAGCGCTTCGAGGGCATCGATACCGAGCACCAGatcctcctcgccatggTCGACCAGGCCTACCACGCCCCCGAAGTCGCCTCCCCAGGCTTCGATTCCACCGCCGCCTTCCACGACATCCACGCCCGCTTCGCCCACGGGCCCCGCGATCCCCCTGAGACTCGCTGGCAGGGCTTCTTCGGCCACCTGCACAGCTACGGCAGCACCTACTACAGCTACCTCTTCGACCGCGTCATCGCCGAACGGGTCTGGCGTGTCGTCTTCCGCGCCGGCGAGGACGGCGCTGCCATCGGCCGCGATAATGGCGAGCGTCTCAAGGAAAATCTTCTCAAGTGGGGTGGCGGCCGTGACCCTTGGACATGCCTTGCCGATACGCTCCAGGACGACCGCCTGGCTCCAGGAGACGAAAAGTCCATGGCTCTCGTTGGCAGCTGGGGGCTCAGGGATGATTTACTCCGCTCTTAACGGAATAACAGGCTTATGGATGGTAAATACTATTGAGCCAAACACCCAATGAGCATGGGCATGTACGAATAATGAGGGCTGCTGATTTATCTGGCGTTAAAAGGGAATAGCAAAACATATGTCACTTCAACTCGACATGATATCAGGAACAACATATCAATTAGagctcccccctttcccGTAGAAACATCACTATAGAATTGTACGTGCCTTTTAGGGTcaaaatactttatttttcttaacAAAAACTGTCGAGCCATCCTTCTGTCTATGGTCCCGTGTGCAACCCTTGGCTGAAGGACCTCAATTGCCCCCCGTCCTTGCCCAACCCGAAATCACACCCCATCAGCGCCTCACAAACAACAATGCTATAGACAATATTCCAGACGACTTCAACATCGCAGGAATGGGGTATATAATACACAAGTAATACAGCGCTAGCAGGTACCAGAACTCATGAAATGCTAATTGatttatcttttttttgttcttttgtttttcttttcatcgCGATCCAGATTCATACGTCATCTAGATCGTCTGCGATAATGCTTGTTGAGATGCCGGAATACCACCCATCATTGTGAGCTTAGAAAGCGACAACGCCGCGTTGGGTGTGCTGAATGGTAAATCTGGGTGGTTTTCCTCGTTTAGCGTGGCAAATGATTCGGGATAGTCTTTGTCACCAGCTTCGGTGCCTATCCCAGAATCTTCAGTGTGATCTCTCCTGTAACTCAAGCCACGATCCTTTGTTACAAAGTCTCCGTTGGCGTCTCCGAAATCGAATACGGACGTTTGCCCGAGGGGGTGAGATGCGGCGTCATCTTTCGTTTGGGCGGCGCGAGTGCTAGGTAAACCTTTGGAAAGGCGACTAACCTGCCGGCTGAGTTCCATTACTTGCGCTTCCAATGCTATTCGAGCAGCACGATCGTTCTCCATTGTTGTCAGGAGTGTATTGTAAGTTTCGTGATCCATTAGGAATGATCCAGTAGGGAAGGATTTGGAAAGCGTAGGGAGACTGGACGCAAGCGCCGGTCGCTCAGGGGTGGCAAACATGGGCTGCTTTGTTGCTTGTTGGCTTGCTGATCGTGCATAGATCGGTATCTCGCCAAACGAGAGTCTGGAAGTCCCAGAAAACTGAGCAGAAGAatgagaagatggacgaACTGCCGTTGCAAAGGTAGATGGCCACGCAGGCGCAGGCGGCGCTAATCGTTCCGAGACATCGTCTGGCAATCCAGCAACTGGAGTTGCTTGGCGGGCATGCGTTAGAAGGCCTTCCACCAAGCTTAAACGATTCTCGACTTGGCCAATTCGCGTCTCAAGATTCACGGCATCTGTAATTTTCATGCTCGTGCCGGCAAACTCTGTCATGTAAGGGATGTTGCTAAAGGTAAAAGGCTTAACAGGTGAGTCAATTTCATCCGGCAActctgcttcatcatcagtcTTAGACTCGTCGTCTGATTTGTCGCTAATGAAGGTGGCCCGCCGGTCCTCGCCATCTGGCGCCGTTGATGATATAGGGGATGCGGGTTCTTGGTCGTAGCTTTCTCGCCACCCGCGAGGAATCTCGTCGCTGCGCCGCCGTGTAATGCTTGGGGCTGGAGTGGTTTCGATTAAAGGGATAAACGACAGGCTCCTAGACCGGCGTTTAAGACCCGTCGTAATAGCACGGCCAATCTCTTCGGGATCATGGCTATCATCAACCAGCCTGCTTCCCCAGTCCTGAGTGCTGGCAGGACGCGGAGTCAGTCCCGTCGGCTTTACCCAGCGAGCACTGGCCGGGTGAGCATCGCTGCCAGTTCCGGTGCGCCTTCTTACGTGGCCACTGAAGTCTTGGTTGACGGGGCTGCGCGCACTTCGGATGGCCATCACATCCTCGGGACCAACAGAATGAGACCGTAACGCCCGATCATATTCAGAAACGGGAATGGGTTCAGAGATTTTCGTAGGTGGGCTCCGGGCAGGAGAAGTGTTATTCACGGGATCCTGTTTGGTTGCATCAGTAAATCATCTATAACGAGGATAGCGGCTCCCTGATGAAGTGACTGATGCACTTACACTGTACTGCTCGTTTTGCCTATCCTCCTCCGAACCTGCTGAAGCCAGGCCTGTCTTGGGTCGGGGTCCCTTCTTGCGGCCAAATATTCTGCTAAAGGCCGTTCGGAGAACTGACCGAGATCGCTCAGGTGTGAAGGAAATGCGGCGGCGGGAAAATTCCGCTGACGGTCGTGAGGTATCCATGGAGGGTTGCGTGATGTTGGCGTGTTGAGGCATGTACCCGGAAAAGCTCACGTCTTGTGGTCTAATAGACAGCTCCTTGTCCAAGGGATCTGATATGGGTATCGGGCTTGAGATTTGGGCCCGAATTATCCTAGAGCTGGTCTGAGAGCGAACTTTGGGGTTGTTATTGCTGTTGATAGCTGCGGCGCTTGACGACCGGGGCATACCCTGGGGTGGCAGAggtgttgaagatgctcgGTGCATCTTTATTTGCAAAGTTGTTGAGAAATATGGAAATTCGAATAAAACAGAgtcaaggaaaaaaaggaaaataaatagaTGAGAGTTATCAGAAATAAGAGAGAAGGTTGAATGAGTGTCGAGAATTGTTTGGGAGAGAAAGCACGGATGACAATGGTGAGAAGCTTCGACAGCGGTGGTGAGAAGCTTCGACAGCGGCAGGAAACCATGGACCCAGAGAGTTTGCTTTTTACTTCTTCGCTGTCGTCCGCCCAGGCAGGAGCTCCCGGACcagatgatggaagcttcGGATTCTCCGTGTTCTACCAATGTTAAATTTGGCGTCAGTGAGGCCGGCTGACCATGTCGGTTCAAGCAGAGGCCGTTTTTAGTCCTCGGTTCTTGGATCGTCTACCAGGTTACAAGCGCTGCGATGAGAGTAAACTTGGTCCAGGCGTTTGTCGAAGCGTCCTGTGCGGTAGCCGCGGGGCAGAAGGAAACAGCAGTAGCAAAAGATAAAGGAAATAATAGTATCACAATTAAAACGAGGGACACGAAATAACGTCAGTGCGATCTGGCCAACGGCGCCATGGCCCAGTCGCTATAAGAAATGGAGTTGTAAAAGTTGAAGTGCCACAAAGGTGTATGGAGCAGCAATGAGATCGATTGCTCGCGGCCACGGCCGGGGCGAATTCCTTTGTGTAATAGGCCTTGGGAAGACGGAGGATGAAACACAATGGCGCCCTGGCCGTATTTTAACGGAGCCCCCAGATGGCCCCGAGCTGCAGCCAAGCTAGCGAGGGATTGGGATCGAAGCACGCCGAGGCGCATAGCTTGAAACGCCCAGGAAGGGCAGGTCAGAAACACGCTATCCGTGGTCAAAGAGCCACCCAAGATATGAAGCGTAtggagtacggagtaccggTATCAGGACGGCCGCTCTGGTTCCCTCTACGGAGGACTGGGGTAGCAATTCCGTGCCAGGGCCCGTACAAGTACGCTCGCCGTATGTTGAGTACACTTGgtaccagcagcagtaaAACCTGTAATGCAATACGGAGATCCTGGGACGCTGCCGCTACTGAACTTGTACGTACtttacggagtacggagcacaagcacaaacgAGAGTCGCGTGCGTGGAAATACGGCCCTCACCGGATCCaaggatgctgcagcagcgatACTGTAGCCAGGCCCCCTCCTCTGCCGTGGTGGATTGGATTGTGCTTCAACGGAACGGCCGAGGGGCAGCACACgagtgtactcgtacacatACAAACACAACAGACGAATCAATGGCCGGCAAGCATTGCCTCTTCATGGCCGAGACCAGCAGTCGTGCATATCGATGACGACTGGCGACTTTGCTCAACTTCGTTCGACTGGCTGGCTTGCCATGGCCGCAGCTGCCTCCAACTCGTAACGGCTCGTGCGTGCATTTTGCCCAGCAGGGCTCTCCGCCAAGAGATGCCGGCCACGTTTCTCGCAGGGGAGGGTCCATGGGGCCTCGGGATTGGACCGCACTCCGACAACAAAGAAAGGGGCTCGCGGCGGGTGCAGATTCGGTGCGTTGTCGCGGAGCCTGGGGCGGCAACATGGCGGTTTTCGCAAGCAACTGGTCGGTGCCAAAGTCGGCGACTTGACAAGGCCTCCTTGCTTTACAGGTACAAAAACCCCGTACGAATGCTTGTAAGCGACCAGACACGAACGACGCCGGGATTTCCAATAGCGCTTGCGGTAGCAACGAGCTGTTCCAGCAGTTACTCGTAGTCGCCCAGTAGCTGCAAGGACTAGCAGGCGGCTGAAGCCGACGGGACCGCAATCATTGACAGCCTATTGAGACCAGCAGAGCTAAAGCTGCCGCTAGTAGAGCTGCTCTTGCGTTGTGGCTTGCCAGATGGATCAAGAAAAGATGACATGATACGAGTAAGTACAAAACTCGTAACCcagggggggggggggatgAAGTGAGAGACGATGATCTGCGAAGCTTCATGTCGGTGGTGAATACGTTAGGTGGGATTTCCCCAGTGCCTTAATTACAAGGTCCTACACCTGCCAGAGGTCAGTGTGAAGGAACCTGGAGAAAGGTACCATGGAACGTGCAAACAATCACCGAGCTGCACCATGAGGATTACAAATCTGCTGGTACAAATTCCCAAGgcagtaaaaaaaaatactctCCGGATACCCTCAAACTCCATTCCAAACTCCGCCACTGCTCAATTTcacctccatctctcttATTACCGCCTGCTGCTAATACGAGTTGAGCGTATTTGCTGTACTGTACCTGCAAGTACTCGGCCCGGCCAGCGGACTGCGGACTAATAAAATACAGTTCAGGTACCAACGGACAGCGGGACAACACCAGCGTGTAAGCAAATCGACTCACAAATTGGCGCCAGGGTGATGTGATAACTGACAAAATGAGCTGCGCTACCGTGCCAGATGCATGCCTGGTTCGTTCCACAGCTGCCAACGGACGTCTATCCCTTCTTCGAGGCTCTGCTCCGACCAAGCTGCAGGCTCTTTGATGCTCGAGGCACCGGCCGTTTTGTGCTTCAATTCGCGCGAGTTCCATCAAAGCAAACCTCCCCAGGAACCAAGTAAAACGAGCCCCCCTGGTCAGACCCTGCAGGCCACAAATCTCAAGGTGGAGGATGTGACTCTTCCCCGTTGGCGTTTGGAGATACCAACTCAGCAAAGTGCTTGGCAATCGCATAACGGCCCCCAATGCCTCTTTTCTTAGCCCGTttcatttcccttttcccttttgctttttgccttttccctcttgttTCCTTGATCATGCGGGCACCCGAGCCGGGGCCGTTATCCGACTTAGCACTATGCAAAGCATAAAGTGGCAGCCAGCCCTGTTGCACTGGTCGCGCTGCCCAATCGTTTCAGGCCATTCTGGAGATCTGGACCAGGGGGCGGTTGATGCGTGTGGTTCATGCGCAGATCCGCGTGCTCTTGGAGCCTCTTTTCTGGAAAGAATGCAAGGGAGGGCCGTGCTCATCCCACCTACCACGCGACGGGCATGCTCTTATTAGATGCTAGCCTGAGATTGCGAGGTGAATCTTTTgtttgtacggagtacaggtGGTCACAAATACCTGTATCATTGCCGCTGCCTATTACCGACCTCTCCGCTCGACATAGGTTGACAGCTCGACAGGGTTCAggcttctttgctgagaAGACGCTTCTCCTAAGCGACATGATATATCACCAGCTTTGGAACGATTCGCGCGATTCTCGAGAGAATACCGGCCGCCACTAGAAACTGTCAGACATCATTTACCAAAACCCTGTCCACAGTCATCTCGGGTACCAGGAAGTCATAGAACCTGCTGCCTATTGGTACGAGAGCCATTCGAGCCGTGCTTGGAATGATCGATGAATCCCAGATcccacttcatcttcataccCACGACTGCGGTAGGTTGCACGGTTACATACAGGCCGGATGTTCGGATGAAAAGGTTGCCTGGGTGCTCTTGATCCAAGATTTGACAGCAAACGGACCCAATGCCCGTCGGAAACAGGAAACACCGTCCGCCGTCGTATCGCAAACAGATGAGCCACGTGAAATTAACTCTAATTTTAATACAGCGTGCGAGTTATCTACACGTAACCACCGCGCCGGTCGTCCAATGTTACCTTCGTTATCtaatctcttttttttttcgacaTGGCCAGTAGAGTTGTAAAGTGTTGAATTATGATGCCGCGGCTGTAGAGAATTATTTCCGGGTCATTCCAGTCTTTGTGCCTTTTCGTAGTTTTTGCATGGGTATAGCTTGGTATAGCCtcatttttcttcattctcggTTAACCTCTGCAATATCAGGATACCTCAGATCAGCATTCTCCTCCAAAAATTCCATCCACTTTTTCAAAAACTTGCTCCCcctgaaaaaaagaaaagcaaagtCAGCACCTCTCTGTCTCATAAGCCAGGAGAATTCAGCGAATAGAACGCACCTCTTGACCGTCTCGGAGTCTCCAATGACTGTTAATGACCGCTTAGGACGGGTCATGGCGACTGTAATTGAGGGTATTAGCATATGAACCCGCACTCTCTCCCCTTTGCTCAGCCATTTCTTTCCTCGTAATGACTAAAAATAaacagaaaaagcaaaaattCATGTTCACTCAAAGACTTACCGTTAAGTCGTCGCTTCTCCCCCAGGAAGCCCACCTCGCCATCAGGGTTGCTGCGCACAAGGCTCACAAtcacagcctccttctcgcgCCCCTGAAAGCCATCCACACTTCCGAGCTCAATGCCCGGAAACTTCTCCTTCAACGAGGCAAGCACAGCAAGCTGATCTCGCCAGTCAGCATTATTCCAACGTGTAATAATCCTAAGACCTCGTAGCTCCTATACTGGGATCCAACTCTCAAGAAACATACCTGTGCATTGTACGGAGTGACGACGGCAATATCCTCGGGTCGGACACCGGCTTCGACCAGCTGCTTTACATGCAGGCGAACCAGCGCTGCCTCCATCTCGTTACTCTTGCTCTCCCCGTGCAGGCTACCCTTTTTAGGGTTCTCTTTatcgtcatcttcgttgCGCTCTAGGAAATCGCCCCCCTGGGtatcgatgaagatgactgGCTCTGTTGTGTCTTCATTGTTCTCAACGTCATACTCCAAGTCTTTAAGCAATCTTGCTTTTACCGCATCGGCTGCTATAAGTTCCGAGTCGTATAGCTCGTCTGATGGGAAACGCATAATCTTCTCATGCATTCTATATTGCGTCGTAAGCATGCGCTTAATGGACGGTCCATGCAGGGCCAAAAGCCGATCAAAGAGAGTCGTCTCTAGGGTCATGCCCCTGATGACAGGCGATGCATTATCATCTGCCCCTTTACCCTTTGCTTTGACCTTTGAATTGAGAGACTTGATTGTTGGCGGTAGCTGCAAGTGGTCACCAGCACAGACAGCCTTCTTCGCCGACAGCAGCGGAACCCAACATTGTGCCTCCAAGGCCTGACTCGCCTCGTCGATGATGACCACGTCAAATTGCTCATTCCTCAGCTGGAAACCTCCTGCTCCGTGAAGAGTTGCGAGGACAACcttgctgccgccaacgAGGTTGCTGACGcacctcctctccctctccctaTATTCCTTACGTAGCTCCTTTAAATCAGTGTATATGGCCTTCCGCTCCTTGCCgctcttggtcttcttgatTGATGCCTGTTTTGCATCCATCTCGGCACGGACATCCTTGACTATAGCCCCAGCCTCAGAGGTTTGCGTGAGTACGTCTAAAGAATGGTTAAGAACTGATGGTAGGAGCCGAGCAGGATGACCCAAGCGAAGGATGGGTATCTTGTGTGGAGAAAGTCGTTCCACAATGTTGTCAACAGAAATGTTGGACGGGCCGCAGACCAGTATTCTCTGTTCACGCTTAATCATTTGCAGAATCAGTTCTATCAGCGTATGGGTCTTGCCTGTCTAAGATAGATCAGCATCAACCAAAGCACCTcgtaaagaaaaaagcagcCAGCCGCGACTTACCCCAGGAGGTCCGTGAATGAGAGCCACCTCTCGAGATGCCAAAGCAAACCGAATGGCATCCTTTTGTGAATCATTCAATGTCGGGTCTATCCACTCAATATTTCCAACCTCGTCACTCGTCGTCAGGTTCTGCGGCACTGGAGAAGGACTCGACAGCCCAAACAGCACCCTTATAAAACTCGAGTACTCTGCCTCTCCCATCTTCTGTAGCTTCTCCATTGTCTGGTTCATGCTGGTAGTTGTCAGTTTGTCGTCCTCGACTTCGTGTCTCGTTTTCATTACCGTCGATAAGTAACCTCATCTGCCAATTTCACCATCCAGACTCTCCCCGCGAATACGACTTCGTCTTTGCCTTCATCCAATGCAACATTCACAGCTGCCCTCTGCACCTTCGTCACCACGCCTCTGGCGCCCTTTCTCTCGAGTTCCTTAacctctctcttctttgcgcTTCCCGCCGGCTGTTCTGCAACCAGGACAATATCCCCCGTCCGAATGCCATGTTCGGGCAGCTCTCCCGTGCTTGAGGTTGCACTATCGGGACTCAGTTCCAGCACCGTCTTGCCTCCTAACCCCGTTCTCTGAGAAGAGATGGTAAGATTCGTGATGGCCAGGCCAGCGCGCTGTAGACCCGTGGGGCTGtgattggagatgagagagctCGTTTCCTGGATTTCACTCTGCAGCTCTTGATCCAGAAGCGCAAGTTGAGTCGCCGCAAAAGAGGGGACGTCTATTGGTTCTTTGGGCGACATTGTGAAAGCTACAGCGGACAGCCgtagaaaaagagggagagctCCAGCGTATGAGATGCGGTTGGTGACAAAGCTTAACAACCCCACCAAATAATGTGCTGTACTACTTTAGCAAGCACCCCGCGACAGCGTTGCGGTCCGttcaagtatctgctactattgctaTATCTTTCTAGTATCTGCCACTATAGCTGCATATATGTTCGTTTAGTTTCTGTTATCATCACTCACTACTTAAATAGCTTTCAATTTGAGACACGGGATGCTAGAGAGCAGACTTGGAGTGCCAGCTTAGATAGGTAGCTACTTGGTAGTACAGAGTCATGTCATGACGTATCACACAGCTTATCGATCAGAGCCGGTAAGCCAACCAGCACATCTTCACGATCTTACTCGAGATTGAACAAGCTTCAACATGAGCCAATTGGTAAGGCGCCAATTTTCTGTGAAGAGTAATTACCGTAGTTCCCTGGTCCAAATTCAATTAGGTATCAGTGAAGAGATATCCTCTATCTATTGCAAATGTGCATCGATGCAGGTATGATGCAAACAACTACCCTGCAAAgtccaaaacaccaaaaccCATTAATCACATGCTTTAAA harbors:
- a CDS encoding peptidase family m3 domain-containing protein; the protein is MLNSGGSRLRVCTRCCRRVIKPKPHIRWESSASAAAAAASASVTPVTDASKLPADHFTSSQHDDALLRELFDAPSGRTFANFSLKKSQGLFKNRYLTSPDGFLVFAQKNLQRATRIVHRVLAASTTHEYQSLVRDLDRLSDLLCRVLDMSDFVRMTHPDVRFQQAAADAWSMVYQYMNQLNTMTGLSDQLGEAMSRPEVTSTWSEEEKTVAELLKLDFMKSAVNLPKTARDRFVELSSRISDVGSAFVQGMEPERKEVTLPSHRFYGLYPGLAASLKVRSNISVPTTGSEAAAALQSVYDEETRKEIYLAQRRASGRTIKLLETMLKLRAELANLAGFQSHGHMALKDRMMAKSPASVMQFLLALRDHNAPIIQQELSELTQKKQERLAMQDATLQAWDRDFYMEKIRAEMRSRVRFDDHLTAYFSVGTVIQGLSRLFNRLYGIRLVPRETLPGETWHPDVKRLDVVSDNGGQVAVLYCDLFYRPQKSPNPAHFTVRCSREILPDEIDEVGSDLNGPNMPAFESAEQAANDGMETSSRDGTLKQLPTIALVCDFPKNDNAKEPAFLSFYSVETLFHEMGHAIHSILARTSFQNVSGTRCATDFAELPSTLMEHFAADRTVLSLFARHWKTDQPLPYDLVAERIRVSKRFEGIDTEHQILLAMVDQAYHAPEVASPGFDSTAAFHDIHARFAHGPRDPPETRWQGFFGHLHSYGSTYYSYLFDRVIAERVWRVVFRAGEDGAAIGRDNGERLKENLLKWGGGRDPWTCLADTLQDDRLAPGDEKSMALVGSWGLRDDLLRS
- a CDS encoding AAA domain-containing protein translates to MSPKEPIDVPSFAATQLALLDQELQSEIQETSSLISNHSPTGLQRAGLAITNLTISSQRTGLGGKTVLELSPDSATSSTGELPEHGIRTGDIVLVAEQPAGSAKKREVKELERKGARGVVTKVQRAAVNVALDEGKDEVVFAGRVWMVKLADEVTYRRMNQTMEKLQKMGEAEYSSFIRVLFGLSSPSPVPQNLTTSDEVGNIEWIDPTLNDSQKDAIRFALASREVALIHGPPGTGKTHTLIELILQMIKREQRILVCGPSNISVDNIVERLSPHKIPILRLGHPARLLPSVLNHSLDVLTQTSEAGAIVKDVRAEMDAKQASIKKTKSGKERKAIYTDLKELRKEYRERERRCVSNLVGGSKVVLATLHGAGGFQLRNEQFDVVIIDEASQALEAQCWVPLLSAKKAVCAGDHLQLPPTIKSLNSKVKAKETTLFDRLLALHGPSIKRMLTTQYRMHEKIMRFPSDELYDSELIAADAVKARLLKDLEYDVENNEDTTEPVIFIDTQGGDFLERNEDDDKENPKKGSLHGESKSNEMEAALVRLHVKQLVEAGVRPEDIAVVTPYNAQLAVLASLKEKFPGIELGSVDGFQGREKEAVIVSLVRSNPDGEVGFLGEKRRLNVAMTRPKRSLTVIGDSETVKRGSKFLKKWMEFLEENADLRYPDIAEVNRE